A window from uncultured Desulfobacter sp. encodes these proteins:
- a CDS encoding DUF4198 domain-containing protein, giving the protein MKRNTMAQPSFLLRRVLLLVPLLIGLTAGSAFSHTLYIQSSRYQASEGKSFPFFFCYGHFIPVADGIRGKKLNKVQVIAPGGQAQTVDIMDIKGLHSHMVAYNTPGIWGLTAETTPGYYTFYKDKNGKERHAIKSIDQIKDRLGQVIKSYYSKQYAKTYVKCDTPTGPFPASLGLPLELVPKQNLFELKPGSTLELDVYMDGKPYTGQGTWDATYMGFSTQAEDNFYPHTQVTGSRVSIPLPTPGRWFIRYSIKMDAPDQDKDKYLQMKLTATLTLQIDNERKTPEPESH; this is encoded by the coding sequence ATGAAACGGAACACCATGGCTCAACCCAGTTTTTTACTTCGACGAGTATTGTTACTGGTCCCGCTACTGATCGGCCTGACAGCGGGCAGTGCATTCAGCCATACCTTATATATCCAGTCTTCCCGGTACCAGGCCAGTGAAGGCAAATCATTTCCGTTTTTTTTCTGTTACGGCCACTTCATCCCTGTGGCGGACGGTATCCGGGGCAAAAAACTGAACAAGGTCCAGGTCATTGCACCCGGCGGCCAGGCCCAAACCGTTGACATCATGGACATCAAAGGGCTGCACTCCCACATGGTGGCGTACAACACCCCCGGAATATGGGGACTGACCGCAGAGACAACACCTGGATATTACACCTTTTATAAAGATAAAAACGGCAAAGAGCGGCATGCCATCAAATCCATTGACCAGATCAAAGACCGGCTTGGCCAGGTGATTAAAAGCTATTATTCCAAACAATACGCCAAAACCTATGTGAAATGCGACACGCCCACAGGGCCTTTCCCGGCCAGCCTGGGCCTGCCCCTGGAGCTGGTCCCCAAACAGAATCTGTTTGAACTTAAACCAGGCAGCACCCTGGAGCTTGACGTGTACATGGACGGCAAGCCATATACGGGACAAGGAACATGGGATGCAACCTACATGGGATTTTCCACCCAGGCGGAAGATAATTTTTACCCGCACACCCAAGTAACGGGATCAAGGGTTTCCATTCCCCTGCCCACCCCCGGCAGATGGTTTATCCGCTATTCCATAAAGATGGATGCGCCGGATCAGGACAAAGACAAATACCTTCAAATGAAGCTGACCGCAACGTTGACATTACAAATTGATAATGAACGCAAAACGCCGGAGCCCGAATCCCACTGA
- a CDS encoding DUF4857 domain-containing protein — MSRPSLAVYACLIILVSAVYLPMLYDKLFMDEVEKTHLFYSPVSHDFILKEKIVGKVPEAARHMAEDHHNNIAYIKADGTYIPRQTFERHLPFIFYKNMEIWGLLPITLDGQTFDQPAIKADRRVLEFKSRELPDHYPEVPFYPLLESNPGQARLVFPEDRFRMTDMAMEFIDADTNTLDTVYTKMYTITLKKKGFKFPARSVNGKFTVLKPFDEGVFIVDRDYRVFHIKRVDDKPLINQTPIAPDLKIRAIKISENNQKKYYGLALAQDGRLFLMGYDNYRLTPLPLTGYDPDRMDVKLIFNPLYCTAVYSDETTIRAVAMDKDFNVIKTFAHTMSRAKANTAARIRDMLFPFVLKAGPTEQTAYVTTRFEPGSIGSLIGMGLCGLLFSAGTKITTGAWPKILQTLTVALTGLYGLVAMVIARACD, encoded by the coding sequence ATGAGCCGGCCATCCCTTGCTGTTTACGCATGTTTAATCATCCTGGTATCTGCGGTTTATCTGCCCATGCTCTACGACAAATTGTTTATGGATGAGGTGGAAAAAACCCATCTGTTTTACAGCCCGGTGAGCCATGATTTTATTCTCAAAGAAAAAATAGTGGGAAAGGTACCCGAAGCGGCCCGGCACATGGCCGAGGACCATCACAACAATATTGCCTACATCAAGGCCGACGGCACCTATATACCGCGTCAAACCTTTGAACGGCACCTGCCTTTTATTTTTTATAAAAACATGGAGATCTGGGGGCTTTTACCCATTACCCTGGACGGTCAAACCTTTGACCAGCCTGCCATCAAAGCGGACCGCAGGGTGCTGGAGTTCAAATCCCGGGAGCTGCCGGACCATTACCCTGAAGTGCCGTTTTATCCGCTTCTGGAATCCAACCCGGGCCAGGCCCGGCTGGTGTTTCCCGAGGACCGGTTCCGCATGACAGATATGGCCATGGAGTTCATTGATGCGGACACAAACACGCTGGATACCGTTTATACCAAAATGTACACCATCACCCTTAAAAAAAAGGGGTTTAAATTTCCGGCCCGCTCTGTGAACGGCAAATTTACCGTACTCAAGCCCTTTGACGAAGGGGTCTTTATCGTGGACCGCGATTACCGGGTTTTTCATATTAAGCGGGTGGATGACAAACCGTTGATCAACCAAACGCCCATTGCACCGGATTTAAAAATAAGGGCGATAAAAATATCCGAAAACAACCAGAAAAAATACTATGGCCTGGCCCTTGCCCAAGACGGCCGCTTGTTCCTTATGGGGTATGACAACTACCGGCTGACACCCCTCCCTTTAACCGGTTATGACCCGGACCGCATGGATGTAAAGCTGATATTCAATCCCTTGTACTGCACAGCCGTATACTCTGATGAAACAACCATCCGGGCCGTTGCCATGGATAAAGATTTTAACGTGATAAAAACTTTTGCGCACACCATGTCCCGGGCGAAAGCCAATACGGCCGCCCGTATCCGGGATATGCTGTTTCCTTTTGTACTTAAAGCTGGCCCGACTGAACAGACCGCATACGTCACCACCCGATTTGAGCCCGGCAGTATCGGCTCCCTGATCGGCATGGGACTGTGCGGTCTGTTGTTTTCGGCCGGCACAAAAATAACGACAGGCGCATGGCCTAAAATCTTGCAGACACTCACCGTAGCGCTGACCGGACTTTACGGCCTGGTTGCCATGGTCATAGCCAGGGCATGCGATTAA
- a CDS encoding DUF4198 domain-containing protein, which translates to MKHLITAFSTLAILALSVPAFAHFQMIYTPESALNKGGTIPLAIVFTHPFEAGHTMDMGTPEQFFVTRSRGENTPKKTDLLPTLKPITWTSLTNSGAAYETEYSARGGDHIFCLVPAPYYESEEDAYIQQTTKMIVNVGGEPGAWMEPVGLDCEIVPLCKPYDRWTGNVFQGKVLFKGKPVAGAEIEIEFMNHQPLLDQKAFAGQAAAVAPQPAFVLQTIFADDNGVFTFGIPKAGWWGFAALGLDPEGTFNGKECSKDAVIWIQAKDMK; encoded by the coding sequence ATGAAACATCTTATCACCGCATTCAGCACCCTGGCCATCCTGGCACTCAGCGTACCTGCATTTGCCCACTTTCAAATGATTTACACACCCGAAAGTGCCTTGAACAAAGGGGGAACAATCCCTTTGGCCATCGTTTTCACCCATCCCTTTGAAGCCGGCCACACCATGGACATGGGTACACCGGAACAATTTTTTGTTACCCGCTCAAGGGGTGAAAATACGCCTAAAAAAACGGATCTTCTGCCAACCCTGAAACCCATTACATGGACCAGCCTGACCAATTCAGGCGCAGCCTATGAGACCGAATATTCCGCAAGAGGCGGTGACCACATCTTCTGTCTGGTACCGGCCCCCTATTACGAAAGCGAAGAAGATGCCTACATCCAGCAGACCACCAAAATGATCGTCAATGTGGGCGGAGAGCCCGGGGCATGGATGGAACCTGTGGGGCTTGACTGTGAAATCGTTCCTTTGTGCAAACCCTATGACCGCTGGACCGGCAACGTATTCCAGGGCAAGGTATTGTTCAAGGGCAAACCTGTGGCCGGGGCAGAAATTGAAATTGAATTCATGAACCACCAACCGCTGCTGGACCAGAAAGCCTTTGCCGGGCAAGCCGCGGCAGTTGCCCCCCAGCCCGCCTTTGTACTGCAGACCATTTTTGCCGATGACAACGGCGTATTTACCTTTGGCATTCCCAAGGCCGGATGGTGGGGATTTGCAGCATTGGGCCTTGACCCCGAAGGCACGTTTAACGGCAAAGAGTGTTCCAAGGATGCAGTGATCTGGATTCAGGCCAAGGACATGAAATAG
- a CDS encoding RodZ domain-containing protein: MKKKLSVFTFSALVFGLFLIQAAQAHTPLCSCYDNGDGSVTCEGGFSDGSSAAGVQMRVEDAAGKVLNSGTMNDDSEFTFDKPAGDYKVQFDAGEGHKITVDGKEISQ, from the coding sequence ATGAAAAAAAAATTATCTGTATTCACCTTCAGCGCCCTGGTCTTTGGACTTTTTCTGATCCAGGCCGCCCAGGCCCATACCCCGTTGTGTTCCTGCTATGACAACGGTGACGGCAGTGTAACCTGTGAAGGTGGATTTTCAGATGGGTCGTCGGCCGCAGGAGTCCAGATGCGTGTTGAGGACGCTGCCGGCAAGGTGTTGAATTCCGGCACAATGAATGATGACAGTGAATTCACCTTTGATAAACCCGCAGGAGATTACAAGGTGCAGTTTGATGCCGGGGAAGGTCACAAAATAACCGTGGATGGCAAGGAAATTAGTCAATAG
- a CDS encoding efflux transporter outer membrane subunit yields MQKRFLFPSDNSWSKICLIFIFITLLTGCMAVGPDYKQPDLVSEEAWHAPMQKGLNQTSSDPKILAQWWTVLNDPVLTGLISRAVQNNLDVKLALERIRQYRLLKGIEQADRLPTVNASGGASWTGTSNEDGTGKVSNAYSAGLDASWEIDLFGRIQRSIEAADATLSAKQEALRDALVSLVADLASSYIDVRTAQIRLNVVRQSIESQTESFQLTQWQNQAGLTDELDVHQARYSLESAKAQIPALESTLSEAMNRVAVLSGLTPGILNETLITLHPLPTLPDTIAVGLPADALRRRPDVREAEYELIAQTAKVGVATADLYPKLTLSGSIGVDALTPDELIDNTFDPSHWARSLAANLAHTLFDAGAIRKNIEVQNSLQEQALIQYKSTILSALEEVENALVAYAKEQIRLEHLTVAAQEAQTSEDLAKQKYESGLVDFTTVLTSQQTVLSYQSDLATSRGTCVSDLITLYKVLGGGWSPVESDAPQGGQNKPETNPIP; encoded by the coding sequence ATGCAAAAACGCTTTTTATTTCCGTCAGACAATTCATGGTCAAAAATCTGTCTGATTTTTATTTTTATAACCCTGCTCACAGGCTGTATGGCTGTGGGGCCGGATTACAAACAGCCGGACCTCGTTTCCGAAGAGGCCTGGCATGCGCCCATGCAAAAGGGGTTGAACCAGACATCGTCAGACCCCAAAATCCTGGCCCAATGGTGGACGGTGCTCAATGATCCGGTGCTCACGGGTCTGATATCCCGCGCGGTGCAAAATAATCTGGATGTAAAACTGGCCCTGGAACGTATTCGGCAGTACCGGCTGCTCAAAGGAATCGAGCAGGCAGACAGGTTGCCCACCGTCAATGCCTCGGGGGGAGCCTCCTGGACCGGCACCAGCAACGAGGACGGTACCGGTAAGGTTTCCAACGCCTATAGCGCGGGACTTGATGCAAGCTGGGAAATTGATCTGTTCGGCCGAATTCAACGCTCCATAGAAGCTGCGGACGCCACCCTTTCCGCCAAGCAGGAGGCCCTGCGGGACGCCCTGGTCAGCCTTGTGGCCGACCTTGCCTCAAGTTACATTGATGTACGCACCGCCCAGATACGCCTGAATGTTGTACGTCAGAGCATTGAATCCCAGACTGAATCGTTCCAGCTCACCCAGTGGCAGAACCAGGCGGGGCTCACCGATGAACTTGATGTCCACCAGGCACGTTACAGCCTGGAGAGCGCCAAAGCCCAGATTCCGGCCCTTGAATCCACCCTGTCCGAAGCCATGAACCGGGTGGCCGTGCTTTCGGGCCTTACCCCCGGCATCCTGAACGAGACATTGATAACGCTTCACCCGCTTCCGACCCTCCCCGACACCATTGCCGTGGGGCTTCCCGCAGATGCGTTGCGCCGCAGGCCGGACGTCAGAGAGGCGGAGTACGAACTCATTGCCCAAACCGCAAAGGTCGGGGTGGCCACAGCAGACCTTTATCCCAAACTGACCCTGTCCGGCTCCATTGGTGTGGATGCCCTAACGCCTGACGAACTTATTGACAATACGTTTGACCCATCCCACTGGGCCAGATCCCTGGCCGCCAACCTTGCTCACACCCTGTTTGATGCGGGTGCTATCCGTAAAAATATCGAGGTCCAGAACTCGTTGCAGGAACAAGCGCTGATCCAGTATAAATCGACGATCCTATCGGCCCTGGAAGAGGTTGAAAATGCCCTGGTCGCCTATGCCAAAGAACAGATTCGACTGGAACATCTCACCGTTGCCGCCCAGGAAGCCCAGACATCTGAAGACCTGGCCAAACAAAAATACGAATCAGGACTTGTTGATTTTACCACGGTACTCACATCCCAGCAGACCGTGTTATCTTATCAAAGTGATCTGGCCACAAGCCGGGGAACCTGTGTCTCCGATCTGATCACCCTTTACAAGGTCCTTGGCGGAGGCTGGTCCCCGGTCGAATCCGATGCTCCACAGGGCGGACAAAACAAACCTGAAACAAATCCAATCCCTTAA
- a CDS encoding efflux RND transporter periplasmic adaptor subunit, translating into MDLTDDINDRLKKSGPTKKSKKRPFIILLIIVICAAGAYFFLMPKGQPGGPDAGVSFKTAPVAVTDIHVTVSATGTLEPTNEVEVGSELSGTIQEVFADYNDQVTEGQVLARLDITDLQAQVRKSKASLASAKASVRQAQATVEETRLKLKNLKKVRELSGGKVPAQTDMDEAQANYTRAQADQASAEASVAEVQASLDSTLTELSKADIISPVNGVVLTRDIEKGSTVAASFEAPVLFTLAEDLSKMKLNVDVDEADIGVVKEGLDAHFTVDAYPQRQFAAKIQQVRFNATTTDGVVTYETIMTCDNADLALRPGMTATADIIVKQADQVLSVPSAALRFSMPKPEENSSSPSLLRMFMPGPPRRGNRQAKHVTVTGGKEQKTVWILDENKRPRPLPVKVGLTDGVNTQILEGQITQGTQVIVSAVTEGK; encoded by the coding sequence ATGGATTTAACCGATGATATCAATGACAGATTAAAAAAGAGCGGCCCCACAAAAAAAAGTAAAAAACGGCCGTTCATCATCCTTTTGATCATAGTGATATGCGCAGCAGGGGCATATTTTTTTCTGATGCCCAAAGGCCAGCCCGGCGGGCCGGACGCCGGCGTCTCGTTTAAAACTGCACCAGTCGCTGTCACGGACATTCACGTCACCGTATCTGCCACAGGCACCCTGGAACCCACCAACGAGGTGGAGGTGGGCAGTGAATTATCCGGCACCATCCAGGAAGTGTTCGCCGATTACAATGACCAGGTGACCGAAGGCCAGGTGCTGGCACGGCTGGACATCACCGATCTGCAGGCCCAGGTGCGCAAAAGCAAGGCGTCTCTGGCATCTGCCAAGGCTTCCGTACGCCAGGCCCAGGCCACGGTGGAAGAGACACGCCTGAAATTAAAAAACCTTAAAAAAGTCCGGGAATTGAGCGGCGGCAAAGTCCCGGCCCAGACCGACATGGATGAAGCCCAGGCCAACTACACCCGGGCACAGGCTGACCAGGCCAGTGCCGAGGCCAGCGTGGCTGAAGTCCAGGCCTCTTTGGACAGCACCCTGACCGAATTGTCCAAGGCGGATATAATCTCTCCTGTGAACGGGGTTGTTTTGACCCGGGACATTGAAAAGGGGTCCACCGTGGCGGCTTCATTTGAGGCCCCGGTACTGTTTACCCTGGCCGAAGACCTGAGTAAAATGAAGCTCAATGTGGATGTGGACGAAGCGGACATCGGTGTGGTCAAAGAAGGACTTGACGCCCATTTTACCGTGGACGCCTACCCCCAGCGCCAATTTGCGGCAAAAATCCAGCAGGTCCGGTTCAATGCCACCACCACGGACGGGGTGGTCACCTATGAAACCATCATGACCTGTGACAACGCCGATTTAGCGTTGCGGCCCGGTATGACCGCCACGGCCGACATCATTGTCAAGCAGGCGGATCAGGTTTTATCTGTTCCCAGTGCGGCCTTAAGATTCTCAATGCCCAAACCCGAGGAAAACAGCAGCAGCCCGTCATTATTGAGAATGTTCATGCCAGGTCCCCCCAGACGCGGCAACCGGCAGGCCAAGCATGTGACCGTCACAGGCGGCAAAGAGCAGAAGACCGTCTGGATTCTGGATGAAAACAAGCGGCCAAGGCCTTTGCCTGTCAAGGTAGGCTTAACGGACGGGGTCAACACCCAGATTCTTGAAGGGCAGATCACCCAGGGCACCCAAGTGATTGTTTCGGCCGTCACAGAAGGCAAGTAG
- a CDS encoding ABC transporter ATP-binding protein yields the protein MHPVISVDHLCHRYGKRYIYKDLNFSISPGKIYGLLGKNGVGKTTLIKILMGFLRPVSGACKVFNEPSHKLSPAARAKIGLLFEGHVAYEFMSIRQIEKFYAPFYPNWDAGIYYRMVEKLNLGPNHLIRRMSCGQRSQVVLGLLMAQQPELLLLDDYAIGLDPGYRRLFLDEMRSYLSCGNRTVFLTSHVIQDMEDFVDEVIFLERGGQMMNIRLDHFKKNFLCFRLPIKPSTPVNGVNQETLSDISKDKLLGACAKIKNIEVHPNHMDLFTFATKADLLSELTAVGICDSMLEPVLLNLEDAFIGYTGRYS from the coding sequence ATGCACCCTGTTATCAGTGTTGACCATCTTTGCCACCGTTACGGCAAACGCTATATTTACAAAGACCTGAACTTCTCCATTTCCCCAGGGAAAATATACGGCCTGCTGGGCAAAAATGGCGTGGGTAAAACCACCCTGATCAAAATATTGATGGGATTTTTGCGGCCCGTGTCCGGAGCCTGCAAAGTATTCAACGAGCCCTCCCACAAGCTGTCGCCCGCCGCCAGGGCCAAAATCGGACTCTTATTTGAAGGCCATGTGGCCTATGAATTCATGTCCATCCGCCAGATCGAAAAATTTTACGCCCCCTTCTATCCAAACTGGGATGCCGGTATCTACTACCGGATGGTGGAAAAATTAAACCTTGGCCCCAATCATCTTATCCGCCGGATGTCCTGCGGCCAGCGCTCCCAGGTGGTGCTCGGGCTGTTGATGGCCCAGCAGCCGGAACTGCTGCTGCTGGACGACTACGCCATCGGGCTGGACCCGGGATACCGCAGGCTTTTCCTTGATGAAATGCGCAGCTATCTATCCTGCGGCAACCGCACGGTATTTCTAACCTCCCACGTGATCCAGGATATGGAAGATTTTGTGGATGAGGTTATTTTTCTCGAACGCGGGGGGCAGATGATGAACATCCGCCTTGACCACTTTAAAAAAAATTTTCTGTGTTTCAGGCTGCCGATTAAACCCAGCACCCCGGTTAACGGCGTAAACCAGGAAACCCTTTCGGACATCTCCAAAGATAAACTGCTTGGTGCCTGTGCCAAGATTAAAAACATTGAGGTTCATCCCAACCACATGGATCTGTTCACATTTGCCACCAAGGCGGATCTGCTTTCCGAGCTTACGGCGGTCGGTATCTGCGACAGTATGCTGGAACCTGTATTATTAAACTTGGAAGATGCGTTTATCGGTTATACGGGAAGGTATTCATGA